One genomic segment of Caldimonas brevitalea includes these proteins:
- a CDS encoding polysaccharide biosynthesis protein encodes MFFWHTLDAFLTRARAHRRPLSLLIDGVVIALAWNVTYLFRLGFDRWLSARPDYDPWVLLGLVGLYLTVFWAAGVPRGLWRFSGFGEVKRLTLACAIAGLLGAVIVLMAQLTEVPRAVLALHPVVSLMGLCGARVAYRMLYEHLRARHAGNGVETRRALVLGAGEAARLLLAGVQHQGYVIVGLLDDDPAKQHARLGGVPVLGPLAELARHVERRAVTHLIVAMPSLPPAERRRVIEAAAQTGLPVLTVPSAQELREGSQVGRVREIEPEDLLGREPVRLDEAGISECLNGKTVLITGAGGSIGSELCRQVARYGPSRLVLYELSEYALYRIEQELSEQFPHVALVRLVGDVKNAAHLRHSFGRWKPQVVFHAAAYKHVPLMEEDNSWAALQNNTLGTYLAASAAAEAGAERFVLISTDKAVNPTNVMGATKRAAEMVISHLATQGHATRFMAVRFGNVLGSSGSVIPKFKEQIARGGPVTVTHPDITRYFMTIPEAARLVIQAGAMGETGQVFVLDMGEPVRIAELARDMIRLSGHSLADISIVFTGLRPGEKLYEELLADSDTTLPTPIARLRVARLHQDHEAEWLRRTPEVLSALDATQGDEAVKRWLADCVPEYRRATGR; translated from the coding sequence ATGTTCTTCTGGCACACCCTCGACGCCTTCCTGACCCGCGCCCGGGCGCACCGCCGGCCGCTGTCGCTGCTGATCGACGGTGTCGTGATCGCGCTGGCCTGGAACGTCACCTATCTGTTCCGGCTCGGTTTCGACCGCTGGCTGAGTGCCCGCCCCGACTACGACCCCTGGGTGCTGCTGGGTCTGGTGGGGCTCTACCTGACGGTGTTCTGGGCCGCCGGCGTGCCGCGTGGCTTGTGGCGGTTTTCGGGTTTCGGGGAGGTCAAGCGCCTGACGCTGGCCTGTGCCATCGCCGGGCTGCTGGGCGCCGTGATCGTGTTGATGGCGCAACTCACCGAGGTGCCGCGCGCCGTGCTCGCGCTGCACCCGGTGGTGAGCCTGATGGGACTGTGCGGGGCGCGCGTCGCCTACCGGATGCTGTACGAGCACCTGCGGGCCCGCCACGCCGGCAACGGCGTCGAGACCCGGCGGGCGCTGGTGCTGGGCGCCGGCGAGGCGGCGCGCTTGCTGCTGGCCGGCGTGCAGCACCAGGGTTATGTGATTGTCGGCCTGCTCGACGACGACCCGGCCAAGCAGCACGCGCGCCTGGGCGGGGTGCCGGTGCTCGGCCCGCTGGCCGAGCTGGCGCGCCATGTCGAGCGCCGGGCCGTCACACATTTGATCGTCGCGATGCCGTCGCTGCCGCCGGCCGAGCGCCGCCGGGTCATCGAAGCCGCCGCGCAGACCGGCCTGCCGGTACTGACCGTGCCGTCCGCGCAGGAGCTGCGCGAGGGGTCGCAGGTCGGCCGGGTGCGCGAAATCGAGCCGGAAGACCTGCTGGGACGCGAGCCGGTGCGGCTCGACGAGGCCGGCATCTCGGAGTGCCTGAACGGCAAGACGGTGCTGATCACCGGTGCCGGCGGCAGCATCGGCTCGGAGCTGTGCCGCCAGGTCGCGCGCTACGGCCCGAGCCGGCTGGTGCTGTACGAACTCAGCGAATACGCGCTGTACCGCATCGAACAGGAGCTCAGCGAGCAATTCCCGCATGTGGCGCTGGTGCGGCTGGTGGGCGACGTCAAGAACGCCGCCCATTTGCGCCACAGCTTCGGACGCTGGAAACCGCAGGTGGTGTTTCATGCCGCGGCCTACAAGCATGTGCCGCTGATGGAAGAAGACAACAGCTGGGCGGCGCTGCAGAACAACACGCTGGGCACCTACCTGGCGGCGAGCGCCGCGGCCGAGGCCGGCGCCGAACGTTTCGTGCTGATCTCGACCGACAAGGCCGTCAACCCGACCAATGTGATGGGCGCCACCAAGCGGGCGGCCGAGATGGTCATCTCCCACCTGGCGACGCAAGGGCACGCCACCCGGTTCATGGCGGTGCGCTTCGGCAATGTGCTCGGCTCCAGCGGCAGCGTGATCCCCAAGTTCAAGGAGCAGATCGCCCGTGGCGGCCCGGTCACGGTGACCCACCCCGACATCACCCGCTATTTCATGACCATCCCCGAGGCCGCACGCCTGGTGATCCAGGCCGGTGCGATGGGGGAGACCGGCCAGGTGTTCGTGCTCGACATGGGCGAGCCGGTGCGGATCGCCGAACTGGCGCGCGACATGATCCGCCTGTCCGGCCACAGCCTGGCCGACATCTCGATCGTGTTCACCGGTTTACGCCCGGGTGAAAAGCTGTATGAGGAGCTGTTGGCGGACAGCGACACCACACTCCCGACCCCGATCGCCCGGTTGCGCGTCGCCCGCTTGCACCAGGACCACGAGGCCGAATGGTTGCGGCGCACGCCCGAGGTGCTGTCCGCCCTGGACGCCACGCAGGGGGACGAAGCGGTGAAGCGCTGGCTGGCCGACTGCGTGCCCGAATACCGCCGTGCCACTGGGCGCTGA
- a CDS encoding SAM-dependent methyltransferase, with amino-acid sequence MSASPGRLYLVPTPLDFGTLGAGATPPPLTQVLPQQVLDVAAGLTHWVVENAKTTRAFLKRVHAVVPLARPLQEMVIAELPRPPKGSARTPPPDGQLDLLLQPAAAGHDIGLVSEAGMPAVADPGADVVRRAHELGLQVVPLVGPSALLLALAASGMNGQSFAFVGYLPVDDGARASRIRELEALARRSGQTQMMIETPYRNPALLAALLAHLQPTTRLSVACGLTLNGGWNRSFAVSRWKQHPQALPADVPAVFAIHGG; translated from the coding sequence TTGAGCGCGTCGCCCGGGCGCTTGTATCTGGTGCCCACGCCCCTCGACTTCGGCACCCTGGGCGCCGGCGCGACGCCGCCGCCGCTGACGCAGGTGCTGCCGCAGCAGGTGCTCGACGTGGCCGCCGGGCTGACCCACTGGGTGGTGGAGAACGCCAAGACGACGCGTGCCTTCCTGAAGCGCGTGCACGCGGTGGTGCCGCTGGCGCGGCCGCTGCAGGAAATGGTCATCGCGGAACTGCCCCGCCCCCCCAAGGGCAGTGCCAGAACGCCGCCGCCGGACGGCCAGCTCGACCTGCTGTTGCAACCGGCCGCGGCCGGCCACGACATCGGGCTGGTTTCGGAGGCCGGCATGCCGGCTGTAGCGGACCCGGGCGCCGACGTGGTGCGGCGGGCCCACGAACTGGGGCTGCAGGTGGTGCCGCTGGTGGGGCCTTCGGCGCTGCTGCTGGCGCTCGCGGCCAGCGGCATGAATGGCCAGAGCTTCGCCTTCGTCGGCTATCTGCCGGTGGACGACGGCGCACGCGCCAGCCGCATCCGCGAACTGGAAGCCCTGGCCCGGCGCAGTGGCCAGACCCAGATGATGATCGAGACGCCCTATCGCAACCCGGCCCTGCTGGCGGCGCTGCTCGCACATCTGCAGCCGACGACACGCTTGTCGGTCGCCTGCGGTCTCACGTTAAACGGGGGGTGGAACCGCTCGTTCGCCGTCTCGCGCTGGAAACAGCATCCGCAAGCCCTGCCAGCCGACGTGCCGGCAGTGTTCGCGATCCACGGCGGGTGA
- the rpmF gene encoding 50S ribosomal protein L32 yields MAVQQNKKSPSKRGMHRAHQHLSTPGTAIEPTTGETHLRHHISPTGFYRGRKVLKTKADA; encoded by the coding sequence ATGGCCGTTCAACAGAACAAGAAATCGCCGTCGAAGCGCGGGATGCATCGTGCCCACCAGCACCTGTCGACCCCGGGGACCGCGATTGAGCCGACCACCGGCGAAACCCATTTGCGTCATCACATCAGCCCCACCGGTTTCTACCGTGGGCGCAAGGTCCTCAAGACCAAGGCCGACGCCTGA
- a CDS encoding YceD family protein, whose amino-acid sequence MSFTGKALQARRYTRQMKAKEFNPQRLDVREFIQAQVAVRGEWPLAALPRLAQEAHADAQAGDQPVQWAARGWQVEKRGAAAELWMHVSASTVLGLECQRCLQPVETALEVERDFRFVADEATAAQIDADSEEDVLALSRSLNLQELVEDELILALPLVPRHDACAPPAQLAGAEVGEADVPGEPERPNPFAVLAQLKKPTSSS is encoded by the coding sequence TTGTCCTTCACCGGCAAAGCGCTGCAAGCGCGGCGCTACACTCGCCAGATGAAGGCAAAAGAGTTCAATCCGCAGCGCCTGGACGTCCGCGAGTTCATCCAGGCCCAGGTGGCGGTGCGGGGGGAATGGCCGCTCGCCGCGCTGCCCCGCTTGGCCCAGGAGGCGCATGCCGACGCGCAGGCGGGCGATCAGCCGGTGCAATGGGCGGCACGCGGATGGCAGGTCGAGAAGCGCGGCGCGGCGGCGGAGTTGTGGATGCACGTGAGCGCCAGCACGGTGCTCGGGCTCGAATGCCAGCGGTGCCTGCAGCCGGTGGAAACCGCGCTGGAGGTCGAACGCGATTTCAGGTTCGTGGCCGACGAGGCGACGGCGGCGCAGATCGACGCGGACAGCGAGGAAGACGTGCTGGCCCTGTCGCGCAGCCTCAACCTGCAGGAACTGGTCGAAGACGAGTTGATCCTGGCGTTGCCGCTCGTGCCCCGGCACGATGCCTGCGCGCCGCCGGCCCAACTGGCAGGCGCCGAGGTGGGCGAGGCCGATGTGCCGGGTGAGCCCGAGCGGCCCAACCCGTTTGCGGTGCTGGCCCAGCTGAAGAAGCCGACGTCGTCGTCCTGA
- a CDS encoding sugar transferase: MGKRLFDLAAAGLGLVLLAPVMALIALAVKLDSPGPVFFRQQRVGRYGQPFRIHKFRTMQHRPADAGRQITVGADPRITRVGALLRSSKLDELPQLIDVLLGHMSLVGPRPEVPRYLAYYPPAVREQVLSVRPGITDLASIEYRRESELLAASSDPERTYVEEVLPAKLRYAQQYVEQAGFWTDLRLLARTLFVIVTR; encoded by the coding sequence ATGGGCAAGCGATTGTTCGACCTGGCGGCGGCCGGCCTCGGGCTGGTGCTGCTGGCGCCCGTGATGGCGCTGATCGCGCTGGCGGTCAAGCTCGACTCGCCCGGGCCGGTGTTCTTTCGCCAGCAGCGGGTGGGGCGTTACGGCCAGCCGTTTCGCATCCACAAATTCCGCACCATGCAGCACCGGCCGGCCGACGCGGGCCGCCAGATCACGGTTGGCGCCGACCCGCGCATCACCCGCGTCGGCGCGCTGCTGCGCAGCAGCAAGCTCGACGAACTGCCGCAGCTGATCGACGTGCTACTTGGGCACATGAGTTTGGTCGGCCCACGCCCGGAGGTGCCGCGCTACCTGGCCTACTATCCACCGGCCGTGCGCGAGCAGGTGCTGTCGGTGCGCCCCGGCATCACCGACCTGGCGTCGATCGAATACCGGCGCGAAAGCGAGCTGCTGGCGGCGTCGAGCGACCCCGAGCGCACCTATGTCGAAGAGGTGCTGCCGGCCAAGCTGCGGTATGCGCAGCAGTATGTCGAGCAGGCAGGCTTCTGGACCGACCTGCGGCTGCTGGCGCGCACGCTGTTCGTGATCGTCACCCGCTGA
- a CDS encoding DEAD/DEAH box helicase encodes MTEASEGPIAGGQFSSLPLDAKLQQAIADQGYTSMTPIQAKAIPIVLAGRDVMGAAQTGTGKTAAFSLPLLQKMLKHENGSASPARHPVRALVLAPTRELADQVAANVKAYARHTQLRVAVVFGGIDMNPQTAELRRGVEVLIATPGRLLDHIQAKNCTLSQVEYVVLDEADRMLDIGFLPDLQRILSYLPTQRQTLLFSATFSPEIKKLAQSYLQEPVLVEVARPNATATTVEQRFYAVEDDDKRRAVRHLLRERTLSQAIVFVNSKLGAARLARSLERDGLKTAALHGDKSQDERLKALEAFKRNEVELLVATDVAARGLDIADLPAVFNFDIPFNAEDYVHRIGRTGRAGASGLAVSFVSRGDQRLVADIEKLIKKKIEIEPLELEEERLRRPPRRREDDEESSSQPSAPRHPRGYGGYAMGSTTPSDPFFSKPYEADPSADPGWEKQPVGTPPALSRVASPYIKPKRKVAALLGGGKKS; translated from the coding sequence ATGACCGAAGCTTCTGAGGGCCCCATCGCAGGCGGCCAGTTTTCCTCCCTCCCTCTCGACGCCAAGCTGCAGCAGGCCATCGCCGACCAGGGTTACACCTCGATGACGCCGATCCAGGCCAAGGCGATTCCCATCGTGCTGGCAGGTCGGGACGTGATGGGCGCGGCCCAGACGGGCACCGGCAAGACGGCCGCGTTCTCGCTGCCGTTGCTGCAGAAGATGCTGAAGCACGAAAACGGCAGCGCCTCCCCGGCGCGTCACCCGGTGCGGGCGCTGGTGCTGGCGCCCACGCGCGAGCTGGCCGACCAGGTGGCCGCCAACGTCAAGGCGTATGCACGCCACACCCAGCTGCGCGTGGCAGTGGTGTTCGGCGGCATCGACATGAACCCTCAAACGGCCGAGTTGCGCCGCGGGGTCGAAGTGCTGATCGCGACGCCGGGCCGTTTGCTCGACCACATCCAGGCCAAGAACTGCACGCTGAGCCAGGTCGAATACGTCGTGCTCGACGAGGCCGATCGTATGCTCGACATCGGCTTTTTGCCTGATCTGCAGCGCATCCTGAGCTACCTGCCGACGCAGCGCCAGACGCTGTTGTTCTCGGCCACCTTCTCGCCCGAAATCAAGAAGCTGGCGCAGAGCTATCTGCAGGAGCCGGTGCTGGTGGAAGTGGCGCGGCCCAATGCGACCGCGACGACGGTGGAGCAGCGTTTCTACGCCGTCGAAGACGACGACAAGCGACGCGCGGTGCGGCATCTGCTGCGCGAGCGCACGTTGTCGCAAGCCATCGTGTTCGTCAATTCCAAGCTGGGTGCCGCCCGCCTGGCGCGTTCGCTCGAGCGCGACGGCCTGAAGACGGCGGCGCTGCACGGCGACAAGTCGCAGGACGAGCGGCTCAAGGCCCTCGAGGCCTTCAAGCGCAACGAGGTCGAACTGCTGGTGGCCACCGACGTGGCGGCCCGTGGGCTCGACATCGCCGACCTGCCGGCGGTGTTCAACTTCGACATCCCCTTCAACGCCGAAGACTATGTGCACCGCATCGGCCGGACCGGCCGGGCCGGCGCGTCGGGTCTCGCGGTGTCCTTCGTCTCGCGCGGCGACCAGCGGCTGGTGGCCGACATCGAGAAGCTGATCAAGAAGAAGATCGAGATCGAGCCCCTCGAACTCGAAGAAGAACGTCTGCGCCGGCCGCCGCGCCGCCGGGAGGACGACGAGGAGTCGTCCTCGCAGCCGAGTGCCCCGCGCCATCCACGCGGCTACGGCGGCTATGCGATGGGCTCGACGACACCCAGCGACCCGTTCTTCAGCAAGCCCTACGAAGCGGACCCCAGCGCCGACCCGGGCTGGGAGAAACAGCCGGTCGGCACGCCGCCCGCCCTCTCGCGGGTGGCGTCGCCCTATATCAAGCCGAAGCGCAAGGTGGCGGCGCTGCTGGGCGGCGGCAAGAAGAGCTGA
- the plsX gene encoding phosphate acyltransferase PlsX has protein sequence MSISADNAARPVRVAVDCMGGDFGPSVTLPACQAFLQAHPQAELILVGRAEALQSAAAWPRCTIVAATEVVEMDDPVEVALRRKKDSSMRVAISQVKPADDGLAPADACVSAGNTGALMAVSRYLLKTLEGIDRPAIATVMPNQKDGYTTVLDLGANVDCGPEHLLQFAVMGSALVAAVQGKDNPTVGLLNIGEEAIKGSETIKRAGELLRSVAEAGHVNFFGNVEGNDIFKGTTDIVVCDGFVGNIVLKASEGLAGMLSSFIKQEFTRNFATKLAAIVALPVLNQFKKRVDHRRYNGAALLGLRGLVFKSHGSADAFAFEQALNRAYDAARNRLLDRVHDRILETLQALPTAAGSDNQVQVVTTA, from the coding sequence ATGAGTATCTCTGCTGACAATGCTGCACGTCCGGTACGGGTGGCCGTGGACTGTATGGGCGGCGACTTCGGTCCGTCCGTCACCTTGCCCGCCTGTCAGGCCTTCCTGCAGGCACACCCCCAAGCCGAGTTGATCCTGGTCGGCCGTGCCGAGGCGTTGCAATCGGCGGCGGCGTGGCCGCGCTGCACCATCGTCGCGGCCACCGAGGTGGTCGAGATGGACGATCCGGTCGAGGTGGCCCTGCGGCGCAAGAAGGACTCGTCGATGCGGGTCGCGATCAGCCAGGTGAAGCCGGCCGACGACGGCCTTGCACCTGCCGACGCCTGCGTCTCGGCGGGCAACACCGGCGCCTTGATGGCGGTGTCGCGCTACCTGCTGAAAACGCTCGAAGGCATCGACCGCCCGGCCATCGCCACGGTGATGCCGAACCAGAAAGACGGCTACACGACGGTGCTCGATCTGGGCGCCAACGTCGATTGCGGCCCGGAGCACCTGTTGCAGTTCGCCGTGATGGGCAGCGCGCTGGTGGCGGCCGTGCAGGGCAAGGACAACCCCACCGTCGGCCTGCTCAACATCGGCGAAGAAGCGATCAAGGGCAGCGAAACGATCAAGCGGGCCGGCGAGTTGCTGCGCTCGGTCGCCGAGGCGGGGCACGTGAATTTCTTCGGCAATGTCGAGGGCAACGACATCTTCAAGGGCACGACCGACATCGTCGTCTGCGACGGTTTCGTCGGCAACATCGTGTTGAAGGCGTCCGAGGGGTTGGCCGGCATGCTCTCCAGCTTCATCAAGCAGGAATTCACGCGCAACTTCGCCACCAAACTTGCCGCCATCGTCGCGCTTCCGGTGCTGAACCAGTTCAAAAAGCGCGTAGATCACCGCCGTTACAACGGCGCCGCGCTGCTCGGGCTGCGCGGGCTGGTGTTCAAAAGTCACGGCTCGGCCGACGCCTTCGCGTTCGAGCAGGCCCTGAATCGAGCGTATGATGCGGCCCGGAACCGGTTGCTCGACCGGGTGCATGACCGAATCCTGGAGACGCTCCAGGCCCTGCCGACTGCGGCCGGGTCGGACAACCAGGTGCAGGTCGTAACGACTGCATGA
- a CDS encoding Maf family nucleotide pyrophosphatase — translation MLDTPPSSAVPHPLPRPLILGSTSRYRRELLQRLRLPFEVLSPQVDETPAAGEAPADLAVRLALAKARAVAAQSPDAVVIGSDQVADLAGEPIGKPGDHARAVTQLRRMSGRAVVFQTAVAVVCRAIGFEQVQRVPVTVRFRTLDDAEIEHYLRAEQPYDCAGSAKSEGLGIALLSAIESDDPTALIGLPLIKTCELLRAAGVPLLGAGAGS, via the coding sequence ATGCTCGACACGCCCCCCTCCTCCGCTGTGCCCCACCCCCTGCCCCGCCCGCTGATCCTCGGCTCGACCTCGCGCTACCGTCGCGAACTGCTGCAGCGGTTGCGCCTGCCCTTCGAGGTGCTGTCACCCCAGGTCGACGAAACGCCCGCCGCCGGCGAGGCGCCGGCCGACCTGGCCGTGCGGCTCGCGCTCGCGAAGGCACGGGCGGTGGCGGCGCAATCGCCCGACGCCGTCGTGATCGGTTCGGACCAGGTGGCCGACCTGGCCGGCGAGCCGATCGGCAAGCCGGGCGATCATGCCCGGGCCGTCACGCAGTTGCGCCGCATGAGCGGGCGCGCGGTGGTGTTCCAGACCGCCGTGGCCGTGGTGTGCCGCGCCATCGGCTTCGAGCAGGTGCAGCGCGTGCCGGTGACGGTGCGTTTTCGCACGCTGGACGACGCCGAGATCGAACACTACCTGCGAGCCGAGCAGCCGTATGACTGTGCCGGCAGCGCCAAGTCGGAAGGGCTGGGCATTGCGTTGTTGAGCGCCATTGAGTCCGACGACCCGACCGCCCTGATCGGCCTGCCGCTCATTAAGACCTGCGAGTTGCTGCGCGCCGCTGGCGTGCCGCTGCTCGGCGCTGGGGCCGGGTCTTGA